Within the Thermosynechococcaceae cyanobacterium Okahandja genome, the region TACCTCCGCTGCTGGGTCGTAGCGCATCAGGTTAAACATCAAGGTTTGTTTTAGGGTGCTGCCCCGCACCAGCACATTGGCAGCATTGATGGTGGGGGTATTGACTGCTGAACGGTTGCCGCTGGATTGTCCCACATAGAAGGCTCTTAGACTCGTAATATCAACCCCTTGCAGTCGCACTAGCAGGCGGGCAGCTTGGGGCAGAGAAATACTGTAACCACTCCACTCGTGGACATGAGAGAACACATAAGACTTATCTGCTGCACTCATGAGGTGGAGGGTGTAAATGGGAACAGCTTTGTCTGGGGGTAAGACGGGATCCTGCATAAAGGGATGGTCGGGGTGGAGCAGGTCAAAGCGATCGCGCCATTGGTTAAGGTAGGCGATCGCCCTTTGGCCGTTATCCTCAAAAATCTCCTCCCAGTGATCGGTGTTGCGCGGTCCTTGGTAAGCGCGATGCAGAATCGCCAGTAAAAAGCGATAGAGCGCCAAGGTTGTCGGTGGGTTATCGGCTTGGATGTCCCGCAGCATCTCCCAAGTTTGAAAGAGTTCAACAAGGGAAACCTCGCGAATTTGGAACTCTGAGGTAACAACGGGTAGCCAAGGCTGGTCAATTAAGTTAAACGTCGTTGGTGTTTCGTTCATCATTCCCCTGCTAGTTATTGAGTAGTCTGATCAAAGAGCATCAATGAGCACGCCCCGCAGCGGATCAAGGGTCAACTGCCAGTCCCCCACCATCGCCACACCGTCCGCATTGACCTCTACGTAGCGGCAGTTTCGTAAGAGCGCCGATGTCCAAGTGGCGGGATTTTTCTGCGCCAGTAAGGTTGAGACAAGCCCATTTTGGGTGATACGGGTACTATGGGCTAACAGTTTGCGGATGAGGGGCAGGCTAGGACGAACCTTGAGATCTACCGCATCTTGGGTGCCCGGAAACACTAACTCTGTTCCGATGCGTTGCAAAAAGATGGTAGTAACGGAGGGTGTACCGAGGCGGGTAGCGGCGGCGATCGCGCTTTCGTCGTCCTCGTTTTTTAGGTAGGTGAACTGGTCAGGCTGGATATCTCCATGGGGCGGTGGAATTTTCACCTGATTAGCTTTGGTTTCTTTAGCGTCCTTCTCTTCGGCTTGGTATTTGCCTAGAGACACTGCCCAGTCTTCGGCATGAACAGGCTCTAGCTTTTCAGGGACAGGCATGTCTAGGTCATAGACCGACTCGATTAGGGCATCTATCTCCTGGGGCAGTTGCACTTGGGAGCGTTGCCGCAGCGTGAGCCAACTGCGCAGTAGGATATGGCGATCGTAGATATGGCCGCTCTCGTTGAAATCTGCCCTGCCCTGAGCCGTTATTGTTGGCTTAATCACCCAAAGAGCAGGATGGGTTAGTTGTGCGGGTCGGTTGTCCCGCCTGTGCCGATGGAGTCGTCCCGATCGCTGCAACAACAGGTCAATGGGAGCAAGATCGCTAATTAATAGGTCAAAGTCCACATCCAAGCTTTGCTCAATTACCTGAGTGGCCACTAAAACAAACCGATGGGGGCGATACTTGTCGCCCTTACCAAACTTGCGCAAACAGTCAGCCTCAATCCTTTCTCGGTCTTTGAACAGAAAGCGACCGTGGAATAGCCCCAGTTCCTTAGGCTCAAAGTATTCTTGCAAGCGCTGGTGAACAGCTTGGGCGCGGTTGACTGTCGAACAGATGACAGCTACACACCCCCCTTCTTTAGCAAGCAACTGCTGTAGATCTGTGACCCAGTTCTCATCTTGCTTCCAGGCGATTTCTAAGAAACGACACACATGTTCAGAAGCGGCAAAGGCTTGGCTGATGGCTGTGCCGTTAGTAAAAACTGTGATGCGAGGGTAGGGAGCCTCCGGCAAAGGTGGAACAGGTTGGTTACATCCAGTTGCATAGGCAGTCAACAAGCGTTGACGGGTGCTGGCGGGCAACGTGGCCGAGAGGGCAATCACGGGGGAACCCAGCACTGCTGCCCATTCCAAAAAGCGCTCTAGGAGCGTGCTGGTATAGAGGTCGTAGGCGTGGATCTCATCCAGAATGATCGTGCGCCCTGCCAGACCAAACAGGCGGACAAATTGGTGGCGCGATCGCACCACCCCCATCAACCCCTGATCCAGAGTACCTACACCATAGGGACTCAACAGCGTGCGCTTGCGAGTTGTGTGCCACTCACTGGCGAATACCCCTCGCCCCTCCTCGTCGTACACCTGATCCAGACAGCAGACGGTTTCCTGATAATCCCCTTTCAGTGCAGCAGCACTGTGGCTGAGGGTGAGATTCACCACCTCATCGGGATAGCGTTTTTGCAGAAACGCCTTGACGCGCTCAAACATGGCGTTGCTGGTTGCTTGGGTCGGCAGGCCAATATAAAAGCCCCCCGCACCCGTTTGATGTTGTAGGTGATCCGCCAAGTACAGCGCCGCTTCGGTTTTGCCCTCCCCCATCGAGGCCTCCAGCATCACCAGACAGGGAGGTACTAGGCCCTCAGCCATTTGTATTGCCGCAGATTGCAGAGGTCGAAGCTCGTCAATGAAGTCAAAAAGTTTAGAGAAGGGAAGTGGATCGCCAGTAGGGGGAGATTGCCAACCTTGGTTTTTAAGAGCTTGCTGCGCTTTCTCGGCAAGCCCAGTCTGATACGTTTCAAACGGCTCATCATTGGCGTAGGGAAAGCTCTCAGGATTGGAGGCCAGCCAATCAGAAACGGTGGTTAATCCCGCCAAAATCATCGCGGCAGCGTTATCGCACTGACTGGGTAAATCTTCAGCCGTGAGTTGGACAAAGCCCTGAAGTTGTTGAAAGATGCTCAGGCTGTGCTGTCGCCAAACGCTGCGCTCATCAGTGCCCGCGATCGCCCTATCCAAGTCATCAATCTCTTGCTGGCTGGGGAAGAACCCGTGGTGCCCGCCAACAATGGTGCTCAGTTTCCGTGCCAATCGCTTGGCATGACGCTTAGACAACTCTCGACCAACTCCGATGATCACCAGAAAATCGGGCAATGTGGCCGCAGTCACCAATCCGTGAGGGGCATTTTTAGGTCTGCGACGTTCTGGGGGCAAGGAAGCCCATTCATCGTACAGACCCGCTCCCACCAAGGCTTTGCCCACCTCGCTCACCTGAAATTGAAAGGCAGGGCTGACCTTACCTAAGTCGTGGCTTCCAGCCATAAAGCCGCAGAAGCGCACCAGAGATTCGTTATCTGGCAAACCAAGACCCTTCGCAAGGCGTTGACGCACCAGCGGGCTAAGGTGCGTTCTAATGATTTCCATTGCCACTGCTGCTGTATCTGCGAGGTGACAAATCACCGGATGATACGTTAGCGTGCCATTGGGGTTAAACGTACCGTGGCTGACCTTAGCCCAAAAACGAGACACCATAAGCTTCACTAAAATGCGCGGTCAGGCTCGTCCTTCAGTGTGGAGAAGGATAGCCGTTCAGACCTGAAGTCCTGTGTTTTTGCCATAGGCCGATGATCGAAACCTCCGGCAGACGCTTTCGTGGCGGGAGGGGAGGAAGAGGGGCGGTAGTCAGAGATTATCAAGCACAATTGTACTACTCCCAGAATAGTTGCTACACTGTGACCCATGGAACTCATGGAAAAAGTGCTTAGCTATTGTTTCTACCCAGCTTGCAGCAGGGGTTGAGGCATCTGCTGTCAGAGGGAGTTGAACCATCCATGATTACAGGTTGATTTTGATGAGTAAGCGCTTATGATTGCGGTTAAAGAAGAAGAACAGTATTTTACTCCTGAAGAATATTTTATTTGGGAAGAGCAGCAGTTAGAAAAGCACGAGCTCATCAATGGCCGCGTGTATGCGATGACGGGTGGCACGCAAAATCACAGCGGGATCAAAATAAATATCATTAGCTTAATCAAGGCGCACTTGAGGGGCAGTCAGTGTAAAGTCTTTAATTCAGATCTAAAGGTCAATATTGTCGATACGTCTAACTACACCTATCCTGATTTAAGCGTAACCTGTGATGAGCGCGATCGCCAGCAGGCAAGGTACATAACCTATCCTTGCTTAATTGTGGAGGTTTTATCCCCCAGCCCTGAAGCTTATGACCGCGGTAAGAAATTTGCAATGTACCGCCGCAATCCTAATTTGATTGATTATGTCTTAGTCAGTTCCGAGGAGATGGCGATCGATATATATCACAAAAATGAGGCGGGGGATTGGTTAATTTTGAGCTATCGAGCAGGGGATGTGGTAGAGCTAAAGAGCATTAACTTCAGTGTGCCAATTGAACATGTTTATGAGGAGATTGTTTTCGAGCCGTTACCGGATGCCCGATGATATTCAAAGGTTCACAAACAAAATTATAATGTAAGCCATGAAATGGCAATTCTGGATTGATCGGGGGGGCACCTTTACCGATATTGTGGCGCGCCAGCCCAATGGTCAGATTCGTATTCATAAGTTACTGTCAGAGAATCCAGAGCACTATCGGGATGCGGCAGTGGCGGGCATCCGTTTCCTGATGGGGTTACAGGCCCATGACCCAATTCCCGGCGATGCGGTTGAAATTGTTAAGCTCGGCACCACCGTAGCCACCAATGCACTACTGGAACGCACGGGTGAGCCAACGGTACTGGTAATTACTTCGGGCTTTGGGGATGCCCTTGCCATTGGGTATCAACAGCGTCCGGATCTGTTTGCCTTGGCGATTGAGCAGCCCCCACCCCTCTACAGTGAGGTGATTGAAGTCACGGAGCGCATGAGTGCCAGCGGTGAGGTGCTCGTGCCCCTTGATCTGACGACACTAGAGCCGCAACTGCGCTCAAGCTATGCCAAGGGGATCCGTAGTTGTGCGATTGTGCTGGTGCATGGCTATCGCTACCCGCACCACGAACGTCAGATTGCCGAGCTAGCCCGTGCCATTGGGTTTACCCATGTGTCGGTCTCCCATGAGGTCAGTGGCCTGATTAAGCTGGTGAGCCGCGGTGATACCACGGTTGTCGATGCCTATTTGTCCCCTGTGCTCCATCGCTATCTGGCGGGGGTACAGGCGGAACTGGGGCAGATTCCCCTTTACTGTATGCAGTCCAATGGCGGTGTGGTGGCGGCCTCCTTTTTTCGCGGTAAGGATAGCTTACTCTCAGGCCCCGCTGGCGGCATGGTGGGTGTGGTGCAAACTGCTTTGGCGGCAGGGATTGAGCGGCTGATAGGTTTGGATATGGGGGGCACCTCTACGGATGTCTGTCACTATCGCCACACCCCTGATGCCCCATGGCCGGAGTACGAACGCTGGGATGAGGCCATGATTGCCGGGGTGCGGTTGCGATCGCCCCTGTTGGCGGTGCATACCGTTGCCGCTGGCGGTGGCTCGATTCTGCGCTTTCAAGGGGGACGCTACCAAGTGGGGCCAGCCTCGGCGGGAGCCAACCCGGGGCCTGCTGCCTATCGGCGTGGCGGGCCGCTGACGGTGACCGATGCCAATATTGTGCTGGGGAAAATTCAACCCGCCTATTTTCCGGCGGTTTTTGGGGCGGATGGCCAGCAACCCCTAGATCGGGATGGGGTGATCAAACAATTTCAGGCATTAGCCGCAACGATCGCCACCGAGACGGGGCAGGCTCTCACGCCAGAAGCCGTTGCCGCCGGGTTTATTGCCGTTGCCGTCAACACCATGGCGCAAGCCATCAAGAAAATTTCTCTAGAGCAGGGGCATGATGTGCGTGAATACACCCTCTGCTGTTTTGGGGGGGCGGGTGGTCAACACGCCTGCCTGATTGCCGCAGCCTTGGGGATGCCCCAGGTGTATATTCACCCCTACGCCGGTGTTCTTTCCGCTTACGGCATTGGCCAAGCCGAGTTACGGGTACTCAAGGAGCAGACCATTGAGCGCCCCTTTACCCCCGAGACGTTGCCGGAACTGGAGCCGGTGATTCAGCAACTGCAAGCCCACGTACGTGCGGATCTAGTTGCCCAGGGGGTGAGTGGTTCCGGGGTACAAACCGTCGTTCGGGCTGGCCTCGGGTATGAGGGCACCGACTCGATGCTATGGGTGCCTTGGGCCGATGCGACCACGATGACCAGTGCTTTTAGCAGGGCGCACCAAGAGCGGTATGGGTTTGTCCTCGAGGGGCGATCGCTCCGGATAGGACAAGTTGCCGTTGAAGGGATGGCGCGTCAGGCTCCGCCCGAAGGACTCACGCCGCCAAGCCACGACAAGCCACAGATTCTGGCCACCGTGCCCGTGTATAGTCAGGGGCAATGGCACAGCGCCCCAGTGTATCAGCGGCAGGCACTGCCCGCCCAGACGGTGATTCAGGGGGTGGCACTCATTTTAGACGGCACCGGTACAAATGTGGTGGAGGCGGGGTGGCAGGCGAAGATAGATGACCACGGCGGCCTCTGGTTGTTGCCCGCTACGGTTGCCTCACCCTTACGAATGAGCGAGAAACCCACCACTGCCGATCCGGTTCAGTTGGCGATTTTTCAGCAGTTATTTCGCGCCATTGCTGAGCAGATGGGGGTAACCCTACAGCAAACCAGCGTCTCGGTCAATATTAAAGAACGGCTCGACTTTTCCTGCGCCCTCTTTGATCGGCAGGGGAACCTTGTAGCCAATGCCCCCCATATTCCCGTGCACCTTGGCTCGATGGGGGAAAGTGTGAAGGCATTACTGGCAGAAAAGGGCGACACCCTGCGCCCGGGGCAGGTGTATGCCACCAATAATCCCTATCGCGGCGGCACCCATCTGCCGGATATTACGGTGATTACCCCGGTCTTTTTGGCCGGAGAGCGCCGTCCCGCTTTTTTTGTCGCATCCCGCGGGCACCATGCGGATATTGGTGGCATTAGTCCGGGATCTATGCCCGCCAACAGCACCACCATTACCGAGGAAGGCATCCTCTTTGATAACGACCTGCTTGTGGCGGAGGGGGTGTTTCAGATGGCTGCCATTAGGGAACGGTTAACCGCTAGCCCCTATCCGGCGCGCCATCCCCAACAAAACTTGGCCGATCTACAGGCGCAAATTGCCGCCAACCAACGGGGTGCACAAGAACTCCGCCACCTGTGCGATCGCTACGGTCAAGATGTGGTTGCGGCCTACATGGAATTCAGTCAAGAGAATGCGGCAGCCTGCGTGCGTCAGTGTTTGCGATCGCTCCCCAGTGGCACCTTCCGTACAGTGATGGACAACGGCGCTGAGCTACAGGTACAGATCACCATTGACCATGAACAGGGAACCGCTCTTGTTGACTTTAGTGGTACCTCTGGCCAGCGTGCCGATAACTTTAACGCCCCCCTTGCCATTACCAAAGCGGTTGCCCTCTACGTCTTTCGCACCCTTGTGCAGGAGGATATTCCCCTAAACGAAGGCTGTTTGCGCCCCATTACCCTACGGGTGCCCGCGGGGTCTGTGCTTAACCCCACCTACCCGGCGGCAGTGGTTGCCGGAAATGTTGAAACCTCGCAAGCCCTGACCAACCTCCTCTACGGTGCCCTTGGGATCATGGCCGCCGCCCAAGGGACAATGAACAACCTGAGTTTTGGCAATGACCACTACCAGTACTACGAAACCCTCTGTGGTGGCGCGGGAGCCGGTGCCACCTTTGACGGTGCCAGTGCCGTACAAACCCATATGACCAACTCGCGGCTTACGGATGTGGAAGTCCTTGAAAGCCGCTATCCGGTCATTGTGTGGGAATTTCGACGCCGCTGGGGCAGTGGGGGTAGGGGCGCCCACACCGGTGGCGATGGAGTCGTACGGCTGCTCGAATTCCGTGAGCCGATGACGGTCAGCCTCCTGAGCCAGTCACGGCAAATTCCCCCCTTTGGTCTGAAAGGTGGCAGTGCCGCCGCAA harbors:
- a CDS encoding Uma2 family endonuclease — protein: MIAVKEEEQYFTPEEYFIWEEQQLEKHELINGRVYAMTGGTQNHSGIKINIISLIKAHLRGSQCKVFNSDLKVNIVDTSNYTYPDLSVTCDERDRQQARYITYPCLIVEVLSPSPEAYDRGKKFAMYRRNPNLIDYVLVSSEEMAIDIYHKNEAGDWLILSYRAGDVVELKSINFSVPIEHVYEEIVFEPLPDAR
- a CDS encoding hydantoinase B/oxoprolinase family protein — its product is MKWQFWIDRGGTFTDIVARQPNGQIRIHKLLSENPEHYRDAAVAGIRFLMGLQAHDPIPGDAVEIVKLGTTVATNALLERTGEPTVLVITSGFGDALAIGYQQRPDLFALAIEQPPPLYSEVIEVTERMSASGEVLVPLDLTTLEPQLRSSYAKGIRSCAIVLVHGYRYPHHERQIAELARAIGFTHVSVSHEVSGLIKLVSRGDTTVVDAYLSPVLHRYLAGVQAELGQIPLYCMQSNGGVVAASFFRGKDSLLSGPAGGMVGVVQTALAAGIERLIGLDMGGTSTDVCHYRHTPDAPWPEYERWDEAMIAGVRLRSPLLAVHTVAAGGGSILRFQGGRYQVGPASAGANPGPAAYRRGGPLTVTDANIVLGKIQPAYFPAVFGADGQQPLDRDGVIKQFQALAATIATETGQALTPEAVAAGFIAVAVNTMAQAIKKISLEQGHDVREYTLCCFGGAGGQHACLIAAALGMPQVYIHPYAGVLSAYGIGQAELRVLKEQTIERPFTPETLPELEPVIQQLQAHVRADLVAQGVSGSGVQTVVRAGLGYEGTDSMLWVPWADATTMTSAFSRAHQERYGFVLEGRSLRIGQVAVEGMARQAPPEGLTPPSHDKPQILATVPVYSQGQWHSAPVYQRQALPAQTVIQGVALILDGTGTNVVEAGWQAKIDDHGGLWLLPATVASPLRMSEKPTTADPVQLAIFQQLFRAIAEQMGVTLQQTSVSVNIKERLDFSCALFDRQGNLVANAPHIPVHLGSMGESVKALLAEKGDTLRPGQVYATNNPYRGGTHLPDITVITPVFLAGERRPAFFVASRGHHADIGGISPGSMPANSTTITEEGILFDNDLLVAEGVFQMAAIRERLTASPYPARHPQQNLADLQAQIAANQRGAQELRHLCDRYGQDVVAAYMEFSQENAAACVRQCLRSLPSGTFRTVMDNGAELQVQITIDHEQGTALVDFSGTSGQRADNFNAPLAITKAVALYVFRTLVQEDIPLNEGCLRPITLRVPAGSVLNPTYPAAVVAGNVETSQALTNLLYGALGIMAAAQGTMNNLSFGNDHYQYYETLCGGAGAGATFDGASAVQTHMTNSRLTDVEVLESRYPVIVWEFRRRWGSGGRGAHTGGDGVVRLLEFREPMTVSLLSQSRQIPPFGLKGGSAAATGENEWLPVHQPPQRLAGTATIHVQPGDRLRIATPGGGGFGAAP
- the cas3 gene encoding CRISPR-associated helicase Cas3' gives rise to the protein MVSRFWAKVSHGTFNPNGTLTYHPVICHLADTAAVAMEIIRTHLSPLVRQRLAKGLGLPDNESLVRFCGFMAGSHDLGKVSPAFQFQVSEVGKALVGAGLYDEWASLPPERRRPKNAPHGLVTAATLPDFLVIIGVGRELSKRHAKRLARKLSTIVGGHHGFFPSQQEIDDLDRAIAGTDERSVWRQHSLSIFQQLQGFVQLTAEDLPSQCDNAAAMILAGLTTVSDWLASNPESFPYANDEPFETYQTGLAEKAQQALKNQGWQSPPTGDPLPFSKLFDFIDELRPLQSAAIQMAEGLVPPCLVMLEASMGEGKTEAALYLADHLQHQTGAGGFYIGLPTQATSNAMFERVKAFLQKRYPDEVVNLTLSHSAAALKGDYQETVCCLDQVYDEEGRGVFASEWHTTRKRTLLSPYGVGTLDQGLMGVVRSRHQFVRLFGLAGRTIILDEIHAYDLYTSTLLERFLEWAAVLGSPVIALSATLPASTRQRLLTAYATGCNQPVPPLPEAPYPRITVFTNGTAISQAFAASEHVCRFLEIAWKQDENWVTDLQQLLAKEGGCVAVICSTVNRAQAVHQRLQEYFEPKELGLFHGRFLFKDRERIEADCLRKFGKGDKYRPHRFVLVATQVIEQSLDVDFDLLISDLAPIDLLLQRSGRLHRHRRDNRPAQLTHPALWVIKPTITAQGRADFNESGHIYDRHILLRSWLTLRQRSQVQLPQEIDALIESVYDLDMPVPEKLEPVHAEDWAVSLGKYQAEEKDAKETKANQVKIPPPHGDIQPDQFTYLKNEDDESAIAAATRLGTPSVTTIFLQRIGTELVFPGTQDAVDLKVRPSLPLIRKLLAHSTRITQNGLVSTLLAQKNPATWTSALLRNCRYVEVNADGVAMVGDWQLTLDPLRGVLIDAL